TCTCGACGCCGCGCTGGCCGCGAGAGCCGCCGCGAGCCCGGACATTCCCGTGCTGGTGGAGGCGGACGGAGAGGTTGAGTACCGTGTGGTCATGGACATTCTCGATCGGGCGCGTGGGGCGGGTCTTCGCCAGGTGAGCCTTGCCACCGAACCCGAAAGGGGTGTGCGGTGAGGTTCGGGTGGGTCTGCTCGGTGGTGGGGCACGGAATCCTGCTGGGGTTCGTGCTTCTCGGGCCGCGCCCCGATCCCTTCCGGAGAGACTGGGCGGAAGCGGTTCCCGTAACGCTGGTCGCCTCGTTTCCCCACATGGAACCGCCGGAGATCGCGCGCCTGGAAGTTCCCGAGAGGGCTTCCATGTCCCCGCTGCGCGAAAAGGCGAACGAGGCGGACATTCCGGAGGATACGGAACCGGCCCGGGAAGCCGTGACGCCGGTGCGTGCTGCACCCGTGACGCCGGATCGCCGCCCCCGGCAGTTTCAGCGGGCCGCGCAGGATCAGACGCAGGGGCCGTCTCTTGCGGAACGCCTGCGTCAGAGAATCGCGCAGCCGGATGCCCCGGACACGGCGGAGACGGTCGACGCGGTGGAAGCCCCGGAACCGATGGAGGCGGTCGGGTCTCCGAGCGCGCTGGTTGAGGCGGCGGACTTCCCCTTTGCGTGGTACTTGAATCTCCTGCGAACGAAAATCACCGACTCGTGGAATCCGCCGGGGCGCGGACTTTTCACCGGCGGCAATGCGCCGGTGGTCGTCCGCCTGGAGCTGGGTCGAGACGGCAGCGTGGGGTCGGTGCGCGTGGAGACCGCCTCCGCAGTTCCAGGGCTGGATGCAAGCGCCCGAGATGCCGTGACGCGCGCCTCGCCGTTTCCCGCGCTTCCCGATTCCTGGGAGGGCGACCGGCTGATTGTCCGCATACGGTTCTCCGTGGCCGGATCGTGAAGGACCGGATGGGGCTTCGGATAGCGGCCGCGGCCGCGTGCGTTCTGACCGGGGTTTCAGCAGGCGCGGAAACCGGTGCCCCGATCATCGATGTGGAAAAGAGCGCCGATCGTCGGATTGCCATCGGGATCGGGTCGTACCCGGAGCTGGGATCGATCCCCCCGAGTTCCACTCCTCGTGAGGTTCTTGCGTTCGATTTCGCGCTGTCGGTCTGGTTTGCGCCGGTCGTCCCGGAGGAGCCGCCCTCCGCCATGATCCCCGACTGGTC
The Gemmatimonadota bacterium DNA segment above includes these coding regions:
- a CDS encoding TonB family protein, whose product is MRFGWVCSVVGHGILLGFVLLGPRPDPFRRDWAEAVPVTLVASFPHMEPPEIARLEVPERASMSPLREKANEADIPEDTEPAREAVTPVRAAPVTPDRRPRQFQRAAQDQTQGPSLAERLRQRIAQPDAPDTAETVDAVEAPEPMEAVGSPSALVEAADFPFAWYLNLLRTKITDSWNPPGRGLFTGGNAPVVVRLELGRDGSVGSVRVETASAVPGLDASARDAVTRASPFPALPDSWEGDRLIVRIRFSVAGS